A genomic window from Etheostoma spectabile isolate EspeVRDwgs_2016 chromosome 13, UIUC_Espe_1.0, whole genome shotgun sequence includes:
- the adora2b gene encoding adenosine receptor A2b — protein MNTLYIVIEVAIAVLSISGNVLVCWAVAINTTLKNATNYFLVSLAVADILVGCLAIPFAITISVGIHLDFYGCLFLACFVLVLTQSSIFSLLAIAIDRYLAVKIPLRYKELMTGKTAREIIAILWILSFVIGLIPFFGWNLKYSSCRPNSSSGANNTTNAGLMEGMRGRGDLLQSCHLDCFFESVVDMHYMVYFNFFACVLPPLLIMLGIYLKIFTVARKQLRQIELKCVGNGDSHHHGTLQKEIRAAKSLSIIVGLFAICWLPVHILNCLTLFYEKLQKPDVVMYVAIILSHANSAVNPIIYAYRIQDFRNTFRKILAQNFLCHREELYLSSNGSRRNKDQIHMTIDPLL, from the exons ATGAATACGTTGTACATCGTGATTGAAGTAGCAATTGCTGTTCTCTCCATATCTGGCAACGTGCTGGTTTGCTGGGCTGTCGCGATCAACACCACTTTGAAGAACGCCACCAACTATTTTCTGGTGTCCCTGGCTGTGGCTGATATTCTGGTGGGTTGCCTCGCCATCCCCTTTGCCATAACCATCAGCGTCGGCATACATCTGGACTTCTATGGATGCCTCTTCCTGGCCTGTTTTGTCTTGGTACTGACACAGAGCTCCATCTTCAGCCTTCTTGCTATTGCCATTGACAGATATCTGGCCGTCAAAATCCCTCTGAg GTACAAGGAGTTGATGACAGGGAAGACCGCCAGAGAGATCATCGCTATTTTATGGATCCTCTCCTTTGTCATTGGCCTCATCCCCTTCTTTGGTTGGAACTTGAAGTACTCAAGCTGCAGGCCCAACAGCAGCTCTGGGGCCAACAACACTACAAACGCTGGCTTGATGGAGGGGATGAGGGGCAGAGGAGACTTACTACAGAGCTGCCATCTCGACTGCTTCTTTGAGAGTGTGGTCGACATGCACTACATGGTCTACTTTAATTTCTTTGCCTGTGTGCTTCCGCCACTGCTCATCATGCTGGGCATCTACCTAAAGATCTTCACCGTGGCCAGGAAGCAGCTGAGACAAATTGAGCTCAAGTGCGTGGGCAACGGGGACAGCCATCACCACGGGACGCTGCAGAAGGAGATCCGGGCCGCAAAATCCCTCTCCATCATCGTGGGACTGTTCGCCATCTGCTGGCTGCCCGTCCACATCCTCAACTGCCTCACGCTGTTTTACGAAAAGCTGCAAAAGCCAGACGTTGTCATGTATGTGGCCATTATTTTGTCTCATGCCAACTCCGCGGTCAACCCCATCATCTATGCTTACCGCATCCAGGACTTCAGGAACACCTTCCGAAAGATCCTGGCCCAAAACTTCCTGTGCCACAGGGAGGAGCTGTACCTCAGCTCCAACGGCAGCAGACGCAACAAAGACCAGATCCACATGACCATCGACCCTCTGCTATAG